The DNA sequence CCAACTCGGCGAGTTTCTTCATGTGCAGGATCCCGCGTGATGCGTTTGCGGGTCTCTCGACCGAAGGCCCAGAGCTGGCGGCGCTCTACGTCGACGGTCGCACAGAACAACGTGAGTTTCATCTTCATGTCTCGGCCGTTGCGACAACCGATCGCGATCGCGACCTCGAGCGCGTCTACCGGCTGATGCCGGACATGTTCGGCGACGAAACCCCCGCATTGGTGACCGATGAGAACCATGTGGTTCTGATAGTCCACGGACTCGCGGAGATCGCGGGCAAGGGCAGCGCTCCCGACGCCAGCCGCATCGAAATCGATAGTGACATCACCGTCGGTCGCTTCCATTTGGACACCGCCGATAGTGAAGCGTGGGATTCGCTAGACGAATGCGCTGATCAGATTCTCGACCGCCTGTCCGGAGGAGCGAGCATCGAATACTGGGAGAGAACCAGCCGAACGTGGGTGTCGCGGCTTGAATCCCGACGGATGCCCTTCGCCTTCCATGAAACGGGAACACTCTGGATGGGCAACGAATCGTCCGGCGCCGTGACCGACGAAGACGGGCGACTTCGCGGGTCCTCCAATGTCTACGTTCTCGGAGGCGCGGCATTTCCCACACGCGGTTCTTGGAATCCCTTCCTTACGATGGTTGCGCTCTCTCGTCGCCTCTCCCGGACCCTGGAGCAGTCCCACATGGTCTCCGGATGAGCGAGCGTCTGAAGCATCGCACCACCAGATCGCTGATCGTCAAAGTATGGGTTCTCACTGGCACTGTCGCGGTCGCCGACTTCATCTTCGGTGCGACCTTTGTCACGCTCATGGGACAGCGCGGCCTCGGCGCTGCACTGGTTGGCGGCTTGTTGTCGCTGACCGCCGTGACGGCGCTGCTCATCGAGACTCCGAGCGGCGCTTGGGGGGATCGATTCGGACACAAGCGACTCGTGAGCTGCGGCCTCGCCCTGTGGGGGGCCGGGTTGCTCGTCTTCTCCGTGGCGTCGAATCCCGCGGTGTTCGCAGCGGCGATCCTGCTCTGGTCGGGTGGGCTTGCCCTCTACAGCGGAGCATCCACAGCACTGCTGGTCAACACTTTGAACTCGGAAGGGCTGTCGCATCACGGCGAACACGCCATCCGAGGCTCTGAGACAATCCGCTGGGCCTCGGCTGCGCTGGGGGCGGTCCTCGTGGCTCTCGCAGGGTGGGCGATGGCCGATGGAGTCTCCATTGCGATTTCTGGAGGCCTGCTCGTCACCGCCGCGGTCTGGGTAACCTTCACCTGGCCTGACTCTCCTCGTCGTTCCGGGTCACCCATCGGTCGTTCGATGCAGCGGGGAGTCCGCTACATTCTTTCTCGCAAAGGGCGGCTCCTCCTGGCCCTCAGCGTGCTCGCGGCGATCGATCTGGCCATCGTCATCCTCACGTGGCAACCGATGACGGTCGACGTCGTCGGCTTCGATGCCGGCCTTCTGGGAATTGTGCTCCTTGTCCTCACTCTGTCCACAGCCGC is a window from the Leifsonia shinshuensis genome containing:
- a CDS encoding MFS transporter; translated protein: MSERLKHRTTRSLIVKVWVLTGTVAVADFIFGATFVTLMGQRGLGAALVGGLLSLTAVTALLIETPSGAWGDRFGHKRLVSCGLALWGAGLLVFSVASNPAVFAAAILLWSGGLALYSGASTALLVNTLNSEGLSHHGEHAIRGSETIRWASAALGAVLVALAGWAMADGVSIAISGGLLVTAAVWVTFTWPDSPRRSGSPIGRSMQRGVRYILSRKGRLLLALSVLAAIDLAIVILTWQPMTVDVVGFDAGLLGIVLLVLTLSTAAGAWTTRWTRRCSPEVVVGATLSIVNASLALVLLGAVGAIVAYVLAEFLIGIALTTLAVWAQATFPDSIRATATSLVGSATGVTMAITNGLMGQLWQALGLTSAVAWSAGVLVALLGSVGTLAAVTRSASRSANQGTT